The genomic interval TTAAATGAACATTTCCAGAACCTCTTCACATTTCAGGGTTCCCCACTTGACCCCGGGCTGTAGtctccttggggggggggggtggggcttcAGCAGTACCATTTAATCCTTGGTATTTATTCTATCACTTTGCCGCCTCCGGAAAGGGATGTGTACCAAATCTGCTGGGTTTAAATCACTATTCAGTAATGGCATCATGCCTGCGTGATAATCATCACCATTCTCGAGGGAATGCCCTCCTCTTACTTCGCCCCTGCCCCGAGGTTAGGGCGATGGGTTAAGACCATTCGGGGTATAGGCATCACATATTCTAAGTGAGGCAAACTGAACTATGTTTTATCATCATCCAGTCGAGCTACGTTTAtttatgtgtttttgttttctcccAGATTATTTCGTCATAAATTGTTAAGATGGGTATATAACAAATTATATTACGATATGACtatgaataatgaaaataatttatgagAATAGAGGGAAAATGACAAAAGAAGTGATAAGCTTAAGCACTTATATGCATTACCAtgcatgaaatatttacaacagCGGGTAATAATATTTACCATGCATGGTTTCAGCAAATCACAGACTAGTGTGAAAGTTGTATCATCACATATACTGATATGGAGAAATAGTAGTATATGTGGGTTGATAACCTTTACTTTATATTTTAGcgtatatatttaataaatatatatatatatatatatatttgtttattgtcACAGAATCTGATTGCACCGATGTAAAAGTAGCGCCTAAAGGTAGCATGAGACTAAGACTTCTCTACTCCTCTGAAGGATCTGGAAGTACCTGGTTGAGATATTTACTTGAGCTTACTTCTGGTTACTATACTGGCAGTCACTATAGAGATAGTAAAGACTACATGGCAGGTAATTATTAACATGCAACATATTTTACACCAGGCGACATCGGTCAATCCCCATCACACGGAATTTGGATGATTTAAAATATACTCCGGCTGTGCGggtgaaggggaaggggaggggagggagggggagggggagaggagaaaAGGAAGGGTATACCAATGTTCACAAAACTATGGATGATCTTGTTTATTATAGTCTCCCAAATGAATTTAAACCACAAACCCTTCCCCCTTCCAAATTTACCACACGGATATAGAATCAACCAATCCAACCTACGCAGTTACAGGCTATATACCAATGTACGGGCCCAGAGTCAGGAATTCAGTTGGATAGAcatcaacaatttaagaagagGCCTGTGTCCCGGCCTGGCTACGGAAGTGGTACTCTATATATCTTCAAGTCACACTCAAAGAAAGCGCTGTAAATGGTTGTTTGTGTACCAGGGGCTGGTGGGAGCCCACACTGGTGGGTGCTGGTGGTAGCCCACAATTACAGCACTGATAATTGGAaataatagaaagaaagaaagctaAATGAGGGTTTGTTTCACCTCTCAGTGAATGAATAAAGAGCAGAGACTATACTGAATTACAAGTTTGTAACTTGTCGGTTTTTCGCTTACAAATTAATCATTTAATTATGCAATTAAAACTGCATATCATTATAGTTCACGGTTCATTTCTAATCGAAAGCAAGAGAAAAGACTAACTTATGCTGAATGGAGCTAACATGTATACCAGTGACTAAGGGGAAACACCTTTTTGTGTTATATTGAAGAAActaatatgttttatatattgaaCGGGCGATGGGTGATGGCGGGATGGATcatgtggtggggggggggtgggggtagtgaGTCGAGAGATGATAGCcgatattttttattcattttgattCTAACAGGGTTTCATGGTGAATCTCTTGATCCTTtggaaaataatatattgaTTGTTAAAAGCAACGGACCGAATATTACCAAGGTCTTCGAAGGAGGGACATTCGAATCAGCCATTATCCTCATCCGTAATCCTTTCGATACAATTATCTCGTCATTCTACAAGTACCAACACGAGACAATAGGGACCACCGATAACAAGATATTTCAAAGCGAAGGTAACTCTCAGACTAATTTCCAAACTGGTAGCAATTATTCACAGTCAATATGTATAACTTTTCTAgaaattttgcattttaattTAAAGCACTTCCCCTGCATGCATGGTTGAACCATAACTTCTAGGCCGtatggctaagatcatgtgtagtaatATATGTAGGGACTCGTGATATACATTTGACGAAAAACGGCGACGAGGTAGGgttggggtgtgggtggggtgtTGGGGGGCGGTCACGACGATGCTTAAGTAAAAATTAAGCTTACATCAAGTATATAGAGGATCATAAATTTTTCGTTATTAAGAAGACTGCACGCGTCATGCATATTGTGTATTAAAACACTGTTAGTTTACCAACATTGACTCATTTTGCGGTtgagtatatttatattttgttttatcatctGTTAGGATTACTTTATCATTTTAAGATGGCAAGGGTCTTGCTACGTGCGAACTGCAaacatataggtatatatagatTTGTGGACGAAATCAGTAATAGGAATATAGTCAGTCCCGTAACTAAACGTGGCATTGTTTCTATAGGAAGAGTCAAGGATGTTGGCTGCATGAAGATTAAAATAGTTTACTTCAACTGTTAACAGTAATGTAAAGCTTCTCGAACTTAACATGACGATCAATATACCGTAAAAATGATGTGTGAAAAAGAATGACGAAATCTTGCAATCTTATTAAGTGGCTATTTAGTAGTCTTCTCAATCACTCCCAACTATCTTCTTTATTCCATTTCCATTGAGAAAAAGAAATCCTGTTTGTCCAGATTTTTGAGTTCCACCCCCCTAATTACATTGCCTATCCTTCCTCAGCCCCCATGGTAACCCTATCGTCGCCCCATACCTGTTTAAACTATCAGAGTTCTGGCTTGGTTCTGTTCATGAAATTTGAATGCTTTAAGACAGTAAGAAGACGTGTATAATATATCTCTTTTCCCCAAACAGAATGGACCAAATTTACTACTATGCAATCCCAGAAATGGTTTTATGGTGCGCTATGCACTTGCATGATTGTACATCCGTCAATAACAGTGTACTACGAAGACCTTGTCAGCAATACCGAATCAGAATTAAGAAGAATTCTCacattcttaaatgtgaacgcTTCTTCGGAGAGAATGAAGTGCGCGATGTCACATTCAAAGCGAGTTTTCCGAAAGTACGAAGGCAGATCAGAGAAACTGAATATCGATCCTTATACGGATGAGATGAAggtttttattaataataaaattcaaGCATTGCGAAGACAGTTTGGATTTAAGGATTGCGGGGTTATACCGCAGTATGAGGTTATACCTTCACCTCAAGTGAATCAAACTAAAGTTAAAGAAACAGGATGATCCATACAGTTCTTCATGTATATATGGTAAGCGTATGATAAGGGgcagggggcaggggggcatgGGGGGATTCACATAACCACCTCCTTCGTTTGACTGGTGGAAAACGTTCAGTCGGTGGATTTGTTGACTTTCAGTCGgagaagaattagaccactcctTGAGTCTTTACGTAGTTGTAGACATCACTCATAGTCAAAACATGCTTTAGAATTCACAATTTGACTTTCAcacttttcagtattttttttgttgCCTAATTGGggattaggggggggggggaatccacACCTTCCTacacgaggggggggggcattttccACGACCACTGGGCTACACTGCCTCCTGTTTATGTCTCTGTCCCTTCAGTAAAGGATCATGCCCCTATACCAAGGGATCGTATTTTAGAAactcccctcttccccccctACCACTTCACTTTGGA from Apostichopus japonicus isolate 1M-3 chromosome 19, ASM3797524v1, whole genome shotgun sequence carries:
- the LOC139960135 gene encoding WSCD family member CG9164-like, which encodes MVSLRLIINACLIGALLVAIVMDVIVVYTVVPNSGRKAALNSNTVDHNKKKDVNRKRNAGNKKKESQSFVIANQVKLEDNGKPYIDTPEREVMLHQKVDANGAESDCTDVKVAPKGSMRLRLLYSSEGSGSTWLRYLLELTSGYYTGSHYRDSKDYMAGFHGESLDPLENNILIVKSNGPNITKVFEGGTFESAIILIRNPFDTIISSFYKYQHETIGTTDNKIFQSEEWTKFTTMQSQKWFYGALCTCMIVHPSITVYYEDLVSNTESELRRILTFLNVNASSERMKCAMSHSKRVFRKYEGRSEKLNIDPYTDEMKVFINNKIQALRRQFGFKDCGVIPQYEVIPSPQVNQTKVKETG